In Hyperolius riggenbachi isolate aHypRig1 chromosome 1, aHypRig1.pri, whole genome shotgun sequence, the genomic window agacatgtccgatcaggatttgattcaattcgatttgccattgcaaaacaatggcaaatcgaatggaattccgatcggacatgtcggatttaatcagatcgtaaatagaatcataatccaatcgcacaaagaatcgtatcatgtagatggggctttacagctCCACCCAGTAATGAAAGAGGACACCCAGGCACTGTAACACGGACATGGTCCCCTGGAGTGATCAGGACCAAAAAGACCTGCTGGAAGTTCAGAGCCacgggtggaggaagagaagaagccatccgGAGCAGGTAGCTATAACTACTCCCTGCCACCCATTCGTTTGGCTGCATTAGGGGACCAAACAAGATTTGCCGGCAGAGGTTTAGATACTATACAATAAAAGCTCTGAGGCCTGGGACCCTCTGGCAACGGTTTGCTAagtacttgtgatttgaaaagctcttgctaatgcatgcTCTGCGTTAACTGGGCAATGtttgcatttacagtggcagtgaggcaaaaggcccgtacacacgcctgactgcaggcaacgactggtccgtcgtcaTCTCCCGCTCAGGGtcagcctttgacctgagcgacctgtgcgatcgctcagggcgccggcttccagggggcgctcctgccaccTGTGTTTTAAGGCAGAAGCtgcggccccggctgggtccgtctcgctccgccccctggtgccactGCTGGGGGCAAAGTTGGCAAACCCCGTGCGGCCACCGTgatggcagcccgacctctccctcccttcctctccgggccaccctccgtgcaccCCCCTCCGATGCGgattgcagcagtgagaacaacaactcaccttcctggttccgatcgccggcgcctctcacttgccgctggtctcctcttctacagTCACTGATATtagacactaaacttcctgcttcacAGGAAGTTTAGGGTTTATCAGTAActgtagaagaggagaccagcggcaagtgagaggcgccggcgatcggaaccaggaaggtgagttgttgttctcactgctgcaatcCGCATCGGAGGGGggtgcacggagggtggcccggagaggaagggagggagaggtcgggctgccctccccgcggctccccctctactatgagggggggggcacctacctatctaacctatactgggggcatctgcctatctaacctatactgggggcagctacctatctagccaatactgggggcacctacctatctaacctatactgggggggcagctacctatctaatctatactggggcacctacctatctaacctatactggggggcatctatactggggggaagctacctatctaacctatactgaggggaagctacctatctaacctatactggggggaagctacctatctaacctatactggggggaagctacctatctaacctatactggggggaagctacctatctaacctatactggggggaagctacctatctaacctatactggggggagctacctatctaacctatactgggggcagctacctatctaacctatactgggggcagctacctatctaacctatactgggggcagctacctatctaatctatactgggggcagctacctatctaacctatactggggcacctacctatggtagatcccccccttagtgtatataggctactagtcttgtagatgtaggcagattccccctttagCATATATAGGCTACtggtcttgcagtcgcagatccccttttagtgtatttaggcagcagattccacccccccccattagtgtatgtgtgtggtgcgctcacacgcaaagaggatgaatggggggggcaccaaaacctggttacgctcagggcgcgggttttcagcagacagtccggcgtgtgtacagcctgtcgttggactgataaggctgtttcttagCGGATCGCTTAGAAACAGCTCATCAGTCTGCagatagactgtacacacgccggactatcgctggaacgcccacccagcgggaggcgacGACTGACCCatcgttgcctttagtacggcgaGTGTACGGGCCTATACTGTCATAGTACTGTATGGTTGCAATGTTAATGCACGGTGCAACATTTCAGCTATGTTGTGATCTGATCATAATACAGCTGACTCGGTGTGAGAAAGGGTCCTATAGGTGGGCagtaacgatacaatttgctgaacggtcCTTTACAAACAATTCATCATATGAACGATGGGAAGAGATTGTTTGAACCACTAATGGAAtagaaatctcctaaccaatccgaccagattaatgaaattgatctgatttttggatcgatcccatcaatctgattggattggttcagAGATTTTTATGCATTAGTGGTCCAAACGATTATTCATACAAAGAATCATTTATAAAAGTTTGTTCGACAAATGGTATTGTTAGTGACCACCTTAAGACTATACTTTTCCAGGAACATTCTAGATGCGCAGTCATCTAATCTATCATGCTTAgccgtgtaaaaaaataaaaataaaaaaaatgaatgaggctATGTATGGCATAATAAAATTGTAACAATCAAGTTTATTGGCTCTGGACCTTCTCAAACAAGCATACAAAGCAACTGGGAAAAATCCAGTATCCTACATCAGCTCCAATACAGCCATTTTCATCTCTTATACAGAGATTAGGGTAGAAAAAGAGTTAGTTAATAGCACAGTCTAATGTCTAAACCTGGCCAGTAAAAGATTACATAGGTCTACTCTCTGTTTTGTATAGAAATTAAGTACACAAaatgcacttatctgtttttgagACTGCTAGAGATGTTCTGTGCACTATTAAATTACTAAAATAACTTCATACAAGTAAAACCTCAAATTATATTCCATCCAAGCAGGTAGAAAAACAAAGTTATTACTTTCTGAAGGCAGACCAGATTTCTATATTAAAACATAATACAAAATACTTGCAAAAAATCATTTTAATATAAAGTATAAAGCATTAGAACTGTGGCGTAAGAGTTCCTGTAACTGTCTATCATAGAAGGTCCTGGGGGTTTGTCAGTGCTGGAGGCAAGTTTGGACAACGTGATTCCTCATCTAACAGAACCAAGTCTTCAACTTCCCGACCGCTGTATTTTCTCTTGCAAATTCTCACCACCACTTTCTTCTTCTGAAAAAGCTTTATGGCTTCTCTAGAGGCCACGGCTTGGGCATTTTCTTTAGTCTTGCCACAACCCATGCCTATGTAAACAGCCTGGCACCTCATTTCACACACTATGTTTTCCTGAGAAGTTTTGTTTTGAAGCAATTCTGCCAATTCTTTCAGAGGCACAAAAGCAACGTCCAGTGTAGATTTCAAAGTCTTAATACATTCCTGAAGTAGTTCTGTATAGTCATTGTTTGGATTGAACCCGCCAACAGACACCAACTTCCAGGCAACTCTCTTGTAGAGTTTGTTGAAGAAGGATTGCCGTTCCTTTATTTTCTCATCAGACAGTCTGCGGGGAGTTTGCACAGTTGGTACTGTGAATCGGGATACATCCTTCCCAGGTTTCTGAGGACACTCGCTACCACCTCGCAACTGAGGTGCAGAAGAATTGTAAGGTCCCGTCTCTGTCCTTTGTCCTTCCTTGCTGTGATCATTCGTTCTGTCTATGTTCTCAGTAGATCTTTTCTTCAAAGGCTCTTCATTCAGCCCTTctgcaaacacaaaaaaaaaataaggttacACATCATTTTAAAGGAATCAAGTTATTCCACCATATCTCTAAACTGGCACACATGCACTAAAacatcactgcaaaaaaaaaaaataatgtcctTTATAAAAGTttatgtaacaaaattaaaatgggTGATACTTGATCAATTCATCTAGCACCAGAAACTATACAATCTAGAGCAATACTGTTGAACTACATAGGCAGGGGCGTGGCAAGCACCAGGATTTTTTATGACTGCCCTGAAACTAACAGTACACTGGGATTTATTTATTAAAACTAGTGCAATGAAAGTTGGATCAAAACCTGTGCAGAAGTGGAGTGGTTTGCCCCGGATTGTCAGAATTAATCATCTAGGCATCTCCTGTAGATGTCTCCTAGACAAATCACTATATCAGCCAAATGGCTAGATTTCTCAAGATTTTACATGtgcctaaatttaaaaaaaaaaaaaaaaaaaaaaacaccttgcatttgcctgttttttttttttttttacacagagacagcagctgAGGTTGAGGCCCAGATCACACATTTCCAAATGCTACAGAAGAACCCTATGAAACTGATCACCGGTTCAGGTAAGtgcaatgcctggtacacacatcatgcaatttccagGCATAAAGTCTCCTTTAAAAGATGGTCACAGATGGGCCAATTCCCCCAGTTCAACCCTTATCTCCATCTTTTGGAGTACATAGCTGACTACAAGCGTGGGAAATGTTAGAAATAGGGCAAAAATCTGTAAAATGTAACTGCAATATTAATAAGCCCGACTTTACCTAAAGTAGCTGCAAACCCTTGaatataccgtatttcgcgccgtataagacgctccggaatataagacgcacccaggtttagagggcaaaatccagggaaaaaaaagatataaactaaacctggtgcgtccatacttcaggagcgtcttgtacatgacctcctccaaatggtgtcctccagtgccctgctgtctgcccccagtgccctgctgtctgcccccagtgccctgctgtctgcccccaggtttctgtcccccatgtgtctgtctGCCCCCTGTGTTTCTGCCCCCGTGTGTGATCGCCGGGTCCCCCCTGCTTGCCCCCCTCCTCGTGTCCCCCGTGTGTTCTCGCCGGGTCCCCCTCTAATTGAGAAGCGGCAGCTGCGATTGAAGACATCTGGCTTCTGTCAGGCGGctacctctagtgccggcttgtaatgacgcgtcattacaagctggcactagaggaagccgcccacagaagccggatgtcttcaatcgccgcaggcaagatggaggaggtaagcagctgccgcttCTCAATTAGGGGGGCCCGAGCACACACATTGGGGACACGaggaggggggcaagcaaggagggggaggagaggccaCAGCAGGacgcacaggcagggaatccccgacggcgggtcgcggttcgtatcggcgggcgttctaaagtcggggattccctttttttgggggagaaaaagtgcgtcctatacggcgaaaagtacagtaattaaccacttcaggattctgcgtacgcttaagtacgcccctgaatcctgaagtggtttccatggaaac contains:
- the CDKN2AIP gene encoding CDKN2A-interacting protein isoform X1, translated to MAEQSDVSEFLSQNRDMADWLERVRGSCESDKLWQYRREFILRNVNDFCGPGQPPPLPDSNHRELDRLLSYSMVWCNHVFTGCRYPPPVMEKVLKMAETIKVTDAPVHTTRDEVVSKVKKRGITNNEGLNEEPLKKRSTENIDRTNDHSKEGQRTETGPYNSSAPQLRGGSECPQKPGKDVSRFTVPTVQTPRRLSDEKIKERQSFFNKLYKRVAWKLVSVGGFNPNNDYTELLQECIKTLKSTLDVAFVPLKELAELLQNKTSQENIVCEMRCQAVYIGMGCGKTKENAQAVASREAIKLFQKKKVVVRICKRKYSGREVEDLVLLDEESRCPNLPPALTNPQDLL